From Salvia splendens isolate huo1 chromosome 16, SspV2, whole genome shotgun sequence, a single genomic window includes:
- the LOC121772101 gene encoding uncharacterized protein LOC121772101 isoform X4, which yields MLTSSSIPQDSSFARYMCGQGFDTWVLEVRGAGLSTQGSDFKDVEKSAHAISEQMEAAAENMTNATSVQSKTSRTTSEQMEAAAENTNGAPANQQSTSALSTEKTEISVVNGELNGLATAWDESRLVTEMTETFTRLSERLSGFLSESQSKIMSAKFFDQVSDLLEGSFIYDRFSEVRKNLLSLLERRQKSGVASQIRDLSQTLADIVDEAQRSVSPPLFDLSECLRTTLQATLQDLENQLDLIVQYDWDFDHYLEEDVPAAMEYIRAQSKPKDGRILAIGHSMGGILLYAMLARYCSEGRDPGLAGVVTLASSLDYTSSKSSLKLLIPLADPAQALNVPVVPLGALLSAAYPLTSSPPYVLSWMNDLISAQDMMHPELLKKLVLNNFCTIPAKLLLQLTTAFKEGGLRNRNGTFFYKDHLPNSEIPVLALAGDRDLICPPEAVYETVKTIPEHLVTYKVFGEPNGPHYAHYDLVGGRLAVEQIYPCIIQFLSRYDSNQ from the exons ATGCTGACATCCTCATCGATACCACAAGAT TCTTCATTTGCCCGATATATGTGTGGCCAAGGATTTGACACCTGGGTACTAGAAGTTCGGGGGGCAGGATTGAGCACCCAAGGGTCGGATTTCAAGGATGTAGAGAAGTCAGCTCATGCAATATCTGAACAAATGGAAGCTGCTGCAGAGAATATGACTAATGCTACCTCAGTGCAAAGTAAGACTTCTCGTACAACATCAGAACAAATGGAAGCTGCTGCAGAAAATACTAATGGTGCTCCTGCCAACCAACAATCAACCTCAGCGCTGAGCACGGAAAAAACTGAGATTTCTGTTGTAAATGGAGAGCTAAATGGGCTTGCAACAGCATGGGATGAATCGAGACTGGTAACAGAAATGACAGAAACTTTTACACGGTTGTCCGAAAGACTTTCTGGCTTTCTTAGTGAAAGTCAATCAAAGATCATGTCAGCGAAATTTTTTGACCAAGTATCAGATCTTTTGGAGGGCTCATTTATATATGACCGTTTTAGTGAAGTAAGGAAGAACCTTTTAAGTTTGCTGGAGAGGAGGCAAAAATCTGGTGTTGCTAGCCAGATTAGGGATCTAAGTCAAACGTTAGCTGATATCGTTGATGAAGCTCAGCGTTCAGTTTCGCCTCCACTTTTTGATCTTTCAGAGTGTCTAAGAACAACTTTACAAGCAACTTTACAAGATCTCGAGAATCAGTTGGACTTGATTGTCCAATATGACTGGGACTTTGATCATTACCTGGAAGAGGATGTTCCCGCTGCG ATGGAATACATAAGGGCCCAAAGCAAACCAAAGGATGGCCGGATACTTGCTATTGGTCACTCCATGGGGGGAATTTTACTATATGCCATGCTAGCACGATACT GTTCGGAAGGAAGAGATCCTGGATTAGCTGGTGTGGTGACATTGGCCTCGTCACTCGACTACACATCATCTAAATCATCTCTCAAACTGCTTATTCCTCTT GCTGATCCTGCTCAGGCTCTGAATGTGCCTGTTGTTCCTCTAGGCGCATTACTATCTGCAGCTTATCCTCTCACGTCCAGTCCGCCTTATGTCTTATCATGGATGAATGACTTGATATCAGCCCAGGACATGATGCACCCTGAGCTGTTAAAGAAGCTCGTTCTCAACAACTTTT GTACCATTCCAGCAAAACTATTATTGCAGTTAACCACTGCTTTTAAAGAAGGGGGGCTCCGTAATAGAAACGGTACATTTTTTTACAAGGATCATTTACCTAACAGCGAGATTCCTGTATTGGCGCTCGCTGGAGACCGTGACTTGATCTGTCCACCAGAAGCTGTATACG AGACCGTGAAGACCATTCCTGAGCACTTAGTCACCTATAAAGTATTTGGAGAACCTAATGGTCCACATTATGCTCATTACGATCTGGTGGGAGGACGACTG GCCGTGGAACAAATATACCCCTGTATAATCCAATTTCTAAGCCGTTATGACTCGAATCAGTAG
- the LOC121772101 gene encoding uncharacterized protein LOC121772101 isoform X1: MAIAQSNMNPAIHLAAATFRHHHHHRLLQFRHCFASPRIASFRRLSLVSERVRAFSTNEAQPADVDKLPNKPPICTADEIHYVTVNNSTWKLALWRYSPSPQAPPRNHPLLLLSGVGTNAIGYDLSPGSSFARYMCGQGFDTWVLEVRGAGLSTQGSDFKDVEKSAHAISEQMEAAAENMTNATSVQSKTSRTTSEQMEAAAENTNGAPANQQSTSALSTEKTEISVVNGELNGLATAWDESRLVTEMTETFTRLSERLSGFLSESQSKIMSAKFFDQVSDLLEGSFIYDRFSEVRKNLLSLLERRQKSGVASQIRDLSQTLADIVDEAQRSVSPPLFDLSECLRTTLQATLQDLENQLDLIVQYDWDFDHYLEEDVPAAMEYIRAQSKPKDGRILAIGHSMGGILLYAMLARYCSEGRDPGLAGVVTLASSLDYTSSKSSLKLLIPLADPAQALNVPVVPLGALLSAAYPLTSSPPYVLSWMNDLISAQDMMHPELLKKLVLNNFCTIPAKLLLQLTTAFKEGGLRNRNGTFFYKDHLPNSEIPVLALAGDRDLICPPEAVYETVKTIPEHLVTYKVFGEPNGPHYAHYDLVGGRLAVEQIYPCIIQFLSRYDSNQ; the protein is encoded by the exons ATGGCGATCGCTCAATCTAACATGAATCCGGCGATCCACCTAGCAGCCGCCACATTCcgtcaccaccaccaccaccgcctcctccaATTCCGCCACTGTTTCGCCTCTCCGAGAATTGCTTCCTTCCGCCGCCTCTCGCTCGTGTCTGAGAGAGTTAGAGCGTTCTCCACCAACGAGGCTCAACCGGCCGATGTCGATAAGCTCCCGAACAAACCGCCGATATGCACCGCCGACGAGATCCATTACGTCACGGTCAACAATTCGACCTGGAAGCTCGCGCTCTGGCGCTATAGCCCATCTCCGCAG GCTCCACCTAGAAATCATCCGCTGCTGCTGTTGTCCGGTGTGGGAACAAATGCCATTGGATATGATCTTTCTCCTGGG TCTTCATTTGCCCGATATATGTGTGGCCAAGGATTTGACACCTGGGTACTAGAAGTTCGGGGGGCAGGATTGAGCACCCAAGGGTCGGATTTCAAGGATGTAGAGAAGTCAGCTCATGCAATATCTGAACAAATGGAAGCTGCTGCAGAGAATATGACTAATGCTACCTCAGTGCAAAGTAAGACTTCTCGTACAACATCAGAACAAATGGAAGCTGCTGCAGAAAATACTAATGGTGCTCCTGCCAACCAACAATCAACCTCAGCGCTGAGCACGGAAAAAACTGAGATTTCTGTTGTAAATGGAGAGCTAAATGGGCTTGCAACAGCATGGGATGAATCGAGACTGGTAACAGAAATGACAGAAACTTTTACACGGTTGTCCGAAAGACTTTCTGGCTTTCTTAGTGAAAGTCAATCAAAGATCATGTCAGCGAAATTTTTTGACCAAGTATCAGATCTTTTGGAGGGCTCATTTATATATGACCGTTTTAGTGAAGTAAGGAAGAACCTTTTAAGTTTGCTGGAGAGGAGGCAAAAATCTGGTGTTGCTAGCCAGATTAGGGATCTAAGTCAAACGTTAGCTGATATCGTTGATGAAGCTCAGCGTTCAGTTTCGCCTCCACTTTTTGATCTTTCAGAGTGTCTAAGAACAACTTTACAAGCAACTTTACAAGATCTCGAGAATCAGTTGGACTTGATTGTCCAATATGACTGGGACTTTGATCATTACCTGGAAGAGGATGTTCCCGCTGCG ATGGAATACATAAGGGCCCAAAGCAAACCAAAGGATGGCCGGATACTTGCTATTGGTCACTCCATGGGGGGAATTTTACTATATGCCATGCTAGCACGATACT GTTCGGAAGGAAGAGATCCTGGATTAGCTGGTGTGGTGACATTGGCCTCGTCACTCGACTACACATCATCTAAATCATCTCTCAAACTGCTTATTCCTCTT GCTGATCCTGCTCAGGCTCTGAATGTGCCTGTTGTTCCTCTAGGCGCATTACTATCTGCAGCTTATCCTCTCACGTCCAGTCCGCCTTATGTCTTATCATGGATGAATGACTTGATATCAGCCCAGGACATGATGCACCCTGAGCTGTTAAAGAAGCTCGTTCTCAACAACTTTT GTACCATTCCAGCAAAACTATTATTGCAGTTAACCACTGCTTTTAAAGAAGGGGGGCTCCGTAATAGAAACGGTACATTTTTTTACAAGGATCATTTACCTAACAGCGAGATTCCTGTATTGGCGCTCGCTGGAGACCGTGACTTGATCTGTCCACCAGAAGCTGTATACG AGACCGTGAAGACCATTCCTGAGCACTTAGTCACCTATAAAGTATTTGGAGAACCTAATGGTCCACATTATGCTCATTACGATCTGGTGGGAGGACGACTG GCCGTGGAACAAATATACCCCTGTATAATCCAATTTCTAAGCCGTTATGACTCGAATCAGTAG
- the LOC121772101 gene encoding uncharacterized protein LOC121772101 isoform X2 — translation MAIAQSNMNPAIHLAAATFRHHHHHRLLQFRHCFASPRIASFRRLSLVSERVRAFSTNEAQPADVDKLPNKPPICTADEIHYVTVNNSTWKLALWRYSPSPQAPPRNHPLLLLSGVGTNAIGYDLSPGSSFARYMCGQGFDTWVLEVRGAGLSTQGSDFKDVEKSAHAISEQMEAAAENMTNATSVQSKTSRTTSEQMEAAAENTNGAPANQQSTSALSTEKTEISVVNGELNGLATAWDESRLVTEMTETFTRLSERLSGFLSESQSKIMSAKFFDQVSDLLEGSFIYDRFSEVRKNLLSLLERRQKSGVASQIRDLSQTLADIVDEAQRSVSPPLFDLSECLRTTLQATLQDLENQLDLIVQYDWDFDHYLEEDVPAAMEYIRAQSKPKDGRILAIGHSMGGILLYAMLARYCSEGRDPGLAGVVTLASSLDYTSSKSSLKLLIPLALNVPVVPLGALLSAAYPLTSSPPYVLSWMNDLISAQDMMHPELLKKLVLNNFCTIPAKLLLQLTTAFKEGGLRNRNGTFFYKDHLPNSEIPVLALAGDRDLICPPEAVYETVKTIPEHLVTYKVFGEPNGPHYAHYDLVGGRLAVEQIYPCIIQFLSRYDSNQ, via the exons ATGGCGATCGCTCAATCTAACATGAATCCGGCGATCCACCTAGCAGCCGCCACATTCcgtcaccaccaccaccaccgcctcctccaATTCCGCCACTGTTTCGCCTCTCCGAGAATTGCTTCCTTCCGCCGCCTCTCGCTCGTGTCTGAGAGAGTTAGAGCGTTCTCCACCAACGAGGCTCAACCGGCCGATGTCGATAAGCTCCCGAACAAACCGCCGATATGCACCGCCGACGAGATCCATTACGTCACGGTCAACAATTCGACCTGGAAGCTCGCGCTCTGGCGCTATAGCCCATCTCCGCAG GCTCCACCTAGAAATCATCCGCTGCTGCTGTTGTCCGGTGTGGGAACAAATGCCATTGGATATGATCTTTCTCCTGGG TCTTCATTTGCCCGATATATGTGTGGCCAAGGATTTGACACCTGGGTACTAGAAGTTCGGGGGGCAGGATTGAGCACCCAAGGGTCGGATTTCAAGGATGTAGAGAAGTCAGCTCATGCAATATCTGAACAAATGGAAGCTGCTGCAGAGAATATGACTAATGCTACCTCAGTGCAAAGTAAGACTTCTCGTACAACATCAGAACAAATGGAAGCTGCTGCAGAAAATACTAATGGTGCTCCTGCCAACCAACAATCAACCTCAGCGCTGAGCACGGAAAAAACTGAGATTTCTGTTGTAAATGGAGAGCTAAATGGGCTTGCAACAGCATGGGATGAATCGAGACTGGTAACAGAAATGACAGAAACTTTTACACGGTTGTCCGAAAGACTTTCTGGCTTTCTTAGTGAAAGTCAATCAAAGATCATGTCAGCGAAATTTTTTGACCAAGTATCAGATCTTTTGGAGGGCTCATTTATATATGACCGTTTTAGTGAAGTAAGGAAGAACCTTTTAAGTTTGCTGGAGAGGAGGCAAAAATCTGGTGTTGCTAGCCAGATTAGGGATCTAAGTCAAACGTTAGCTGATATCGTTGATGAAGCTCAGCGTTCAGTTTCGCCTCCACTTTTTGATCTTTCAGAGTGTCTAAGAACAACTTTACAAGCAACTTTACAAGATCTCGAGAATCAGTTGGACTTGATTGTCCAATATGACTGGGACTTTGATCATTACCTGGAAGAGGATGTTCCCGCTGCG ATGGAATACATAAGGGCCCAAAGCAAACCAAAGGATGGCCGGATACTTGCTATTGGTCACTCCATGGGGGGAATTTTACTATATGCCATGCTAGCACGATACT GTTCGGAAGGAAGAGATCCTGGATTAGCTGGTGTGGTGACATTGGCCTCGTCACTCGACTACACATCATCTAAATCATCTCTCAAACTGCTTATTCCTCTT GCTCTGAATGTGCCTGTTGTTCCTCTAGGCGCATTACTATCTGCAGCTTATCCTCTCACGTCCAGTCCGCCTTATGTCTTATCATGGATGAATGACTTGATATCAGCCCAGGACATGATGCACCCTGAGCTGTTAAAGAAGCTCGTTCTCAACAACTTTT GTACCATTCCAGCAAAACTATTATTGCAGTTAACCACTGCTTTTAAAGAAGGGGGGCTCCGTAATAGAAACGGTACATTTTTTTACAAGGATCATTTACCTAACAGCGAGATTCCTGTATTGGCGCTCGCTGGAGACCGTGACTTGATCTGTCCACCAGAAGCTGTATACG AGACCGTGAAGACCATTCCTGAGCACTTAGTCACCTATAAAGTATTTGGAGAACCTAATGGTCCACATTATGCTCATTACGATCTGGTGGGAGGACGACTG GCCGTGGAACAAATATACCCCTGTATAATCCAATTTCTAAGCCGTTATGACTCGAATCAGTAG
- the LOC121769725 gene encoding elongator complex protein 2-like codes for MVAEGGEMTVEVERAFIGAGCNRIVHNVSWGACDLISFGAQNAVAIFCPKTAQILTTLPGHKASVNCTHWFPSSKFAFRAKNFERHYLLSGDADGEILLWEFSLADKNWRNVLQVSEKHKKCVTCISAIVLSQTDALFASSSSDGVVSIWEIIFPSSAGGECKLSCLHSIVAGRKPMVALSFVELPGNSGHLALAMGGLDNKIHIYSGERSGKFVHACELKGHNDWIRCLDFSLPLHANGEPSILLVSSSQDKGIRIWKMAVQNNHADSTKEETSLAAYIKGPIFVAGSSSYQISLESLLIGHEDWVYSVEWQPPQSSSIEGTECYQPQSILSASMDKTMMIWQPEKTTGIWMNMVTVGELSHCALGFYGGHWSPSGNSILAHGYGGSFHHWKNVGTDFDDWKPQKVPSGHFAPVSDISWARDGEYLLSVSHDQTSRVFSAWSNQSLIEDGEAWHEIARPQVHGHDINCVTMIKGKGNHRFVSGADEKVARVFEAPLSFLKTLNHTSQKSSYADDLPSNVQILGANMSALGLSQKPIYQYESKEINNNEGIDTLETIPEAVPTVLTEPPIEEQLAWHTLWPESHKLYGHGNELFSLCCDHEGKLVASSCKAQLASVAEIWLWQVGSWKAVGRLHSHSLTVTQLEFSHDNNFLLSVSRDRHFSVFAIKHTGQDELSHELIVRQEAHKRIIWACSWNPFGHEFATGSRDKTVKIWQLVNGSSVKVLMTLPTFQSSITALSWLGVDSQKNHGLLAVGMENGLVELWTLSNTRNNYGDVAAITATLAVRFDPFLCHVSAVHRLRWRSAKKGEDSRSVQLASCGADHCVRLFQVHV; via the exons ATGGTAGCTGAAGGTGGAGAAATGACAGTGGAAGTGGAGAGAGCGTTCATAGGTGCAGGATGTAACAGAATAGTTCACAACGTTTCGTGGGGCGCCTGTGATTTGATTTCCTTTGGTGCCCAAAACGCCGTTGCCATATTTTGCCCCAAG ACTGCGCAAATTTTGACAACGCTTCCGGGCCACAAAGCGTCTGTGAACTGCACGCATTGGTTCCCCAGCAGCAAGTTTGCATTTAGAG CGAAGAATTTCGAAAGGCATTATCTGTTATCTGGAGATGCTGATGGAGAAATCTTGCTGTGGGAATTTTCCCTTGCTGATAAAAat TGGAGGAATGTGCTACAAGTATCAGAAAAGCATAAAAAATGTGTTACTTGCATCTCTGCAATTGTGCTGTCTCAGACAGACGCTTTATTTGCATCTTCCTCATCTGATGGAGTTGTGAGCATATGGGAAATCATATTTCCATCAAGTGCAGGGG GTGAATGCAAATTGTCTTGCTTGCATTCTATTGTTGCTGGTAGAAAACCTATGGTTGCTCTTTCATTTGTGGAGTTGCCTGGAAACAGTGGGCACCTAGCTCTCGCCATGGGTGGTTTGGATAACAAAATTCACATCTACAGTGGTGAGAGATCGGGAAAA TTTGTCCATGCCTGTGAACTGAAAGGGCATAATGACTGGATTCGTTGTCTGGATTTCTCATTACCTTTACATGCAAATGGTGAACCATCAATTCTTCTCGTGAGTTCATCTCAAGACAAAGGGATACGTATATGGAAGATGGCTGTACAAAATAACCATGCTGACAGCACGAAAGAAGAAACCAGTTTGGCCGCTTATATTAAAGGCCCTATATTTGTAGCTGGTTCATCCTCTTACCAGATATCTCTGGAATCCCTTCTTATTGGACATGAGGATTGGGTGTACTCGGTGGAATGGCAGCCTCCTCAAAGCTCCTCTATTGAGGGCACTGAATGTTATCAACCTCAGAGCATTTTATCTGCATCCATGGACAAGACAATGATGATATGGCAGCCTGAGAAGACTACTGGTATATGGATGAACATGGTAACTGTCGGGGAGTTGAGTCATTGTGCTCTGGGGTTCTATGGTGGTCACTGGAGTCCAAGTGGGAACTCAATTTTAGCGCATGGCTATGGTGGATCTTTTCATCATTGGAAAAATGTTGGCACTGACTTTGATGATTGGAAACCTCAGAAAGTTCCTTCTGGTCATTTTGCACCAGTGTCAGACATTTCTTGGGCTAGGGATGGAGAATATCTGTTATCTGTTAGCCATGATCAA ACATCTAGGGTATTTTCTGCATGGTCTAATCAATCTTTAATAGAAGATGGAGAGGCTTGGCATGAAATTGCACGACCTCAAGTTCATGGCCATGATATTAATTGTGTGACAATGATCAAAGGTAAGGGGAACCACAGATTTGTAAGTGGGGCTGATGAGAAAGTGGCTAGAGTATTTGAGGCTCCCCTCTCCTTTTTGAAGACACTGAATCACACTTCTCAAAAATCTAGCTATGCTGACGATCTTCCATCAAATGTGCAAATTCTTGGTGCTAATATGTCTGCTTTAGGACTATCGCAGAAGCCAATATATCAATATG AgtcaaaagaaataaataacaaTGAAGGGATTGATACCCTTGAAACTATTCCGGAAGCAGTTCCAACTGTGTTGACAGAACCACCCATTGAGGAGCAACTGGCATGGCATACACTGTGGCCAGAGTCCCACAAGCTCTATGGACATGGGAATgaacttttttctctttgttGTGACCATGAGGGAAAGCTAGTAGCTTCATCCTGCAAG GCACAGTTGGCTTCTGTTGCGGAGATATGGTTATGGCAAGTAGGCTCTTGGAAGGCTGTAGGTCGCTTACATTCACACAGCTTAACCGTGACACAATTGGAGTTCTCTCACGACAACAACTTTCTGTTATCTGTTTCTAGAGATCGCCATTTCTCTGTATTTGCAATCAAGCATACAG GGCAAGATGAATTAAGTCACGAGCTCATCGTCCGGCAGGAAGCCCACAAGAGAATAATATGGGCGTGCTCTTGGAACCCGTTTGGGCACGAATTCGCCACTGGTTCGAGGGATAAGACAGTAAAGATATGGCAACTGGTAAACGGTTCATCAGTTAAGGTGCTCATGACTCTGCCGACGTTCCAGAGCAGCATTACTGCATTATCTTGGCTGGGGGTCGACAGCCAGAAGAACCACGGGCTCTTAGCAGTGGGAATGGAGAATGGTCTAGTGGAACTGTGGACTCTCTCCAACACCAGAAATAACTATGGCGATGTTGCAGCAATAACTGCTACGCTTGCAGTTCGTTTTGACCCATTTCTATGTCATGTTTCGGCAGTTCATCGGTTGAGATGGCGGAGCGCGAAGAAGGGCGAAGATTCAAGGAGTGTGCAGCTTGCTTCATGTGGAGCTGATCATTGTGTGAGATTATTTCAAGTGCATGTTTAG
- the LOC121772101 gene encoding uncharacterized protein LOC121772101 isoform X3: MPLLLKKTLLQSSFARYMCGQGFDTWVLEVRGAGLSTQGSDFKDVEKSAHAISEQMEAAAENMTNATSVQSKTSRTTSEQMEAAAENTNGAPANQQSTSALSTEKTEISVVNGELNGLATAWDESRLVTEMTETFTRLSERLSGFLSESQSKIMSAKFFDQVSDLLEGSFIYDRFSEVRKNLLSLLERRQKSGVASQIRDLSQTLADIVDEAQRSVSPPLFDLSECLRTTLQATLQDLENQLDLIVQYDWDFDHYLEEDVPAAMEYIRAQSKPKDGRILAIGHSMGGILLYAMLARYCSEGRDPGLAGVVTLASSLDYTSSKSSLKLLIPLADPAQALNVPVVPLGALLSAAYPLTSSPPYVLSWMNDLISAQDMMHPELLKKLVLNNFCTIPAKLLLQLTTAFKEGGLRNRNGTFFYKDHLPNSEIPVLALAGDRDLICPPEAVYETVKTIPEHLVTYKVFGEPNGPHYAHYDLVGGRLAVEQIYPCIIQFLSRYDSNQ, translated from the exons ATGCCTTTACTTTTGAAAAAAACGTTATTGCAGTCTTCATTTGCCCGATATATGTGTGGCCAAGGATTTGACACCTGGGTACTAGAAGTTCGGGGGGCAGGATTGAGCACCCAAGGGTCGGATTTCAAGGATGTAGAGAAGTCAGCTCATGCAATATCTGAACAAATGGAAGCTGCTGCAGAGAATATGACTAATGCTACCTCAGTGCAAAGTAAGACTTCTCGTACAACATCAGAACAAATGGAAGCTGCTGCAGAAAATACTAATGGTGCTCCTGCCAACCAACAATCAACCTCAGCGCTGAGCACGGAAAAAACTGAGATTTCTGTTGTAAATGGAGAGCTAAATGGGCTTGCAACAGCATGGGATGAATCGAGACTGGTAACAGAAATGACAGAAACTTTTACACGGTTGTCCGAAAGACTTTCTGGCTTTCTTAGTGAAAGTCAATCAAAGATCATGTCAGCGAAATTTTTTGACCAAGTATCAGATCTTTTGGAGGGCTCATTTATATATGACCGTTTTAGTGAAGTAAGGAAGAACCTTTTAAGTTTGCTGGAGAGGAGGCAAAAATCTGGTGTTGCTAGCCAGATTAGGGATCTAAGTCAAACGTTAGCTGATATCGTTGATGAAGCTCAGCGTTCAGTTTCGCCTCCACTTTTTGATCTTTCAGAGTGTCTAAGAACAACTTTACAAGCAACTTTACAAGATCTCGAGAATCAGTTGGACTTGATTGTCCAATATGACTGGGACTTTGATCATTACCTGGAAGAGGATGTTCCCGCTGCG ATGGAATACATAAGGGCCCAAAGCAAACCAAAGGATGGCCGGATACTTGCTATTGGTCACTCCATGGGGGGAATTTTACTATATGCCATGCTAGCACGATACT GTTCGGAAGGAAGAGATCCTGGATTAGCTGGTGTGGTGACATTGGCCTCGTCACTCGACTACACATCATCTAAATCATCTCTCAAACTGCTTATTCCTCTT GCTGATCCTGCTCAGGCTCTGAATGTGCCTGTTGTTCCTCTAGGCGCATTACTATCTGCAGCTTATCCTCTCACGTCCAGTCCGCCTTATGTCTTATCATGGATGAATGACTTGATATCAGCCCAGGACATGATGCACCCTGAGCTGTTAAAGAAGCTCGTTCTCAACAACTTTT GTACCATTCCAGCAAAACTATTATTGCAGTTAACCACTGCTTTTAAAGAAGGGGGGCTCCGTAATAGAAACGGTACATTTTTTTACAAGGATCATTTACCTAACAGCGAGATTCCTGTATTGGCGCTCGCTGGAGACCGTGACTTGATCTGTCCACCAGAAGCTGTATACG AGACCGTGAAGACCATTCCTGAGCACTTAGTCACCTATAAAGTATTTGGAGAACCTAATGGTCCACATTATGCTCATTACGATCTGGTGGGAGGACGACTG GCCGTGGAACAAATATACCCCTGTATAATCCAATTTCTAAGCCGTTATGACTCGAATCAGTAG